In a single window of the Nicotiana tomentosiformis chromosome 10, ASM39032v3, whole genome shotgun sequence genome:
- the LOC138899920 gene encoding uncharacterized protein, which produces MVRRLRKELPRVEYKIDYGSSVDLIRGYKWKELNLRQRIWLELLKDYDIDNLCHPGKANVVVDALSRKSMCSLDHSEAHQRPLTKEVHRLASLEVRLTDSSEGVVIVQNRAESSLYVEVKEKQYKDPLLVQLKEGIHKHKTMAFSLGTDDGTLRYQGQLCVPNFMLKMPLYGNIMFTTLWSMLFSYCDTSLSYGYIVRTGFWDSLTDV; this is translated from the exons atggtcagacgCTTGAGaaaagagcttccaagagttgaataCAAGATTGACTACGGCTCTAGTGTTGACCTTATcagagggtacaaatgg aaggaattgaatctgaggcagagaatatggcttgagttactcaaggactacgacatcgatAATCTAtgtcatccggggaaggctaatgttgtggtagatgctcttagccggaaatccatGTGTAGTTTGGATCACTCAGAGGCACATCAAAGGCCGTTGACCAAAGAAGTTcaccggttggctagtttggAAGTTCGTCTtacagactctagtgaaggagtggtgattgtgcaaaatagggctgaatcatcactttatgtggaagtcaaggagaagcaatacaaagATCCGTTGTTGGTACAGTTGAAGGAGGGTATTCATAAACACAAGACcatggctttttctcttggcacgGATGATGgaacactaaggtaccaagggcaattatgtgttccaaat TTTATGTTAAAGATGCCCCTTTATGGTAATATAATGTTTACGACGTTATGGTCGATGTTGTTTTCATATTGTGATACATCGTTGAGTTATGGTTATATTGTTAGGACTGGcttttgggattctctgacagatgtatag